A window of Streptomyces puniciscabiei contains these coding sequences:
- a CDS encoding FAD-dependent oxidoreductase — MRQRIAVVGSGPGGLTFARVLHRHGYPVTILERDPAPDARPLGGTLDLHEGLGQLALDKAGLLAEFQALSRPEGQAMRILDTDGTVLRDWRPRQDDRANPEIDRGELRDLLLGPLDVQWGRGVTQVVPGTRDGALVHFADGRQETFDLVVGADGAWSRVRPAVSSVTPHYTGVTVVETSLDDVDTRHRDLARLVGDGSVAVYGVNRSLVAQRNSGGHVKVYARFRAPLDWHTHLDLADAEAVRSSLLALFDGWAAPVLDLLRHGSAFVHRPLYVLPVSHTWTHVFGVTLLGDAAHLMPPLGAGANLAMLEGAELAEAIATSPGDLDKTVRAFEEQMWARADRWAKITTAGLERLVSPDPAEALAHFDQVQPS, encoded by the coding sequence ATGAGACAACGTATCGCTGTGGTCGGGAGCGGTCCCGGCGGCCTCACCTTCGCCCGGGTCCTGCACCGCCATGGCTACCCCGTCACCATCCTCGAACGTGATCCCGCCCCCGATGCCCGCCCCCTGGGAGGCACGCTGGACCTGCACGAAGGGCTGGGCCAGCTCGCGCTGGACAAGGCCGGGCTGCTGGCGGAGTTCCAGGCGCTGTCCCGTCCCGAGGGGCAGGCCATGCGCATCCTGGACACGGACGGGACCGTCCTGCGCGACTGGCGACCGCGTCAAGACGACCGGGCCAATCCCGAAATCGACCGCGGGGAACTCCGTGACCTGCTGCTCGGCCCCCTCGACGTCCAGTGGGGGCGGGGCGTGACCCAGGTGGTGCCGGGGACCCGGGACGGCGCACTGGTCCATTTCGCGGACGGGCGACAGGAGACGTTCGACCTCGTGGTCGGCGCGGACGGCGCCTGGTCCCGGGTGCGCCCCGCAGTCTCATCGGTGACGCCGCACTACACCGGCGTCACCGTGGTCGAGACCTCCCTCGACGACGTCGACACCCGCCACCGAGACCTCGCCCGGCTGGTCGGCGACGGTTCCGTCGCTGTGTACGGCGTGAACCGAAGTCTCGTCGCCCAGCGCAACAGCGGTGGCCACGTCAAGGTGTACGCCCGGTTCCGCGCGCCGCTGGACTGGCACACACACCTGGACCTGGCCGACGCCGAGGCCGTGCGATCGAGTCTGCTCGCCCTGTTCGACGGCTGGGCCGCTCCCGTCCTCGACCTCCTCCGCCACGGCAGCGCGTTCGTCCACCGCCCCCTCTACGTGCTGCCCGTGTCCCACACCTGGACCCACGTCTTCGGGGTGACGCTACTGGGCGACGCCGCACACTTGATGCCCCCACTGGGAGCGGGCGCGAACCTCGCGATGCTGGAAGGCGCCGAACTCGCCGAGGCCATCGCCACCAGCCCGGGAGACCTGGACAAGACCGTCCGCGCCTTCGAGGAACAGATGTGGGCACGGGCCGACAGGTGGGCGAAGATCACGACTGCAGGTCTGGAACGCCTCGTGAGCCCGGACCCCGCCGAAGCCCTCGCCCACTTCGACCAGGTCCAGCCATCCTGA
- a CDS encoding IS5 family transposase: MGRGDLTNEEWARLKPHLPKAGQRRGRWASHRRIINGILYRNRTGMPWRDLPAQFGKWKTVYERHRRWSADGTWDRLFAAVLADADAQGSIDRSMVSVDSTTCRAHQHAAGARKRPPQTGKRRAPRQHRPDEGLGRSRGGLTSKIHLAGEGGLRPLALLITPGQWGDAPQFIPVMERIRVGRLGGGRPRTRPDHLGGDKAYSSRRNRRYLRRRQIKHTIPEPKNQRAKRKRRGSKGGRPAGFEKTIYKRRNEVERTILALKNSRAVATRFDKRAYVFHGTVTLASIRLWLRS; encoded by the coding sequence ATGGGGCGGGGAGATCTCACGAACGAGGAGTGGGCCCGGCTGAAGCCGCATCTGCCCAAGGCTGGGCAGCGCCGCGGTCGTTGGGCCAGTCATCGCAGGATCATCAACGGGATCCTGTACCGGAACCGGACCGGGATGCCGTGGCGGGATCTGCCTGCGCAGTTCGGGAAGTGGAAGACCGTGTATGAGCGGCACAGACGTTGGTCAGCGGACGGCACGTGGGACAGGCTCTTCGCGGCCGTCCTGGCCGACGCGGATGCCCAGGGCAGCATCGACCGGTCGATGGTGTCGGTGGACTCCACCACCTGCCGAGCCCACCAGCACGCGGCCGGAGCACGCAAGAGGCCCCCGCAGACCGGGAAAAGGCGCGCGCCCCGGCAACACCGTCCCGACGAAGGGCTCGGACGCTCCCGGGGCGGCCTCACCTCCAAGATCCATCTGGCTGGGGAAGGCGGGCTCCGTCCCCTGGCCCTGCTGATCACTCCAGGCCAGTGGGGCGATGCCCCGCAGTTCATCCCCGTCATGGAACGCATCCGTGTCGGCCGCCTCGGCGGCGGACGCCCCCGCACCCGCCCGGACCACCTCGGCGGTGACAAGGCGTATTCCTCCCGCCGCAACCGCCGTTACCTGCGCAGACGGCAGATCAAGCACACCATCCCCGAGCCGAAGAACCAGCGAGCCAAGCGCAAACGCCGCGGCAGCAAGGGCGGACGGCCCGCCGGCTTCGAGAAGACGATCTACAAGCGCAGGAACGAAGTCGAACGGACCATCTTGGCACTCAAGAACTCCCGCGCCGTTGCCACCAGGTTCGACAAACGCGCCTATGTGTTCCACGGCACCGTCACCCTCGCCTCGATCCGGCTCTGGCTCCGCTCGTGA
- a CDS encoding dihydrofolate reductase family protein: protein MRSVTYSMSVSLDGYIVGPDGDFNWAAPDEEVFRFWIDEIRDVGVHLLGRRLYETMLYWETADQDPSLDDSMLEWAALWKPLPKVVFSTTLPTVQGNARLASGGLAEEIERLRAEPGEGDIAIGGATLAAEAAASGLIDEYRAVVYPVLVGGGIPFFPRREHRVDLELVETRTFSSKFVYLRYRVAR, encoded by the coding sequence ATGCGCAGCGTGACCTATTCGATGAGCGTCTCACTTGACGGCTACATCGTCGGGCCGGACGGCGACTTCAACTGGGCGGCGCCCGACGAGGAGGTCTTTCGCTTCTGGATCGACGAGATTCGAGACGTCGGCGTCCATCTTTTGGGACGACGGCTGTACGAGACCATGCTGTACTGGGAGACCGCCGACCAGGATCCATCGCTTGACGACTCAATGCTCGAGTGGGCCGCACTCTGGAAACCGCTCCCGAAAGTGGTGTTCTCGACCACGCTGCCGACGGTGCAGGGCAATGCCCGCCTGGCCTCCGGCGGCCTGGCGGAGGAGATCGAGCGGTTGCGAGCCGAGCCGGGGGAAGGCGACATCGCGATCGGCGGCGCGACTCTCGCCGCCGAGGCGGCCGCGTCGGGTCTGATCGATGAGTACCGCGCCGTGGTCTACCCGGTGCTGGTCGGCGGTGGCATCCCGTTCTTTCCCAGGCGCGAGCATCGAGTGGATCTCGAACTCGTCGAGACGCGCACCTTCAGCTCGAAATTCGTCTACCTCCGCTACCGCGTGGCGCGCTGA
- a CDS encoding HIT family protein yields MSDDWRTDRIGAALRGENPTVLRRLQAGFAVIGDVQFLPGYSVLLVDEPGVQRLSDLPRAKRLAFLSDMDRLGEAVERACRRLDPAFRRVNLEILGNTDPFLHAHVWPRFEWEPPELVGKPVWLYPPDRWRDERYGLGPEHDGLRNAIGSELDSPASMP; encoded by the coding sequence ATGAGCGATGACTGGCGCACGGATCGGATCGGGGCCGCTCTGCGGGGCGAGAACCCGACAGTGCTACGGCGGCTTCAGGCCGGGTTCGCGGTGATCGGCGACGTGCAGTTCCTGCCCGGATACTCCGTCCTCCTGGTGGACGAGCCCGGTGTACAGCGGCTGTCCGACCTGCCGAGGGCCAAGCGGCTGGCGTTCCTGTCCGACATGGACCGGCTCGGCGAGGCCGTGGAGCGGGCCTGCCGGCGGCTGGACCCCGCCTTCCGCAGGGTGAACCTGGAGATCCTCGGCAACACGGACCCGTTCCTGCACGCCCACGTCTGGCCCCGGTTCGAGTGGGAGCCGCCCGAACTGGTGGGCAAGCCCGTGTGGCTGTATCCGCCGGACCGGTGGCGGGACGAACGGTACGGGCTCGGCCCGGAGCACGACGGGCTGCGGAATGCGATCGGGAGTGAGCTGGACTCGCCTGCGTCCATGCCCTGA
- a CDS encoding SRPBCC family protein: MSTTVTTARSVTKTVTIERPVADVFAFLADASNWPAWAIVNIQAIEPTDEPGWWLMTTPLGPARLRIRGNAELGTLDHDYVDNQASWQVPARVVPNGTGSEFMITFFQPPTLTDTVFEEQVTLVDTELATLKRILETGA, from the coding sequence GTGAGCACCACCGTCACCACCGCACGCTCGGTCACCAAGACCGTCACCATCGAGCGCCCCGTCGCCGACGTCTTCGCCTTCCTCGCCGACGCGTCCAACTGGCCCGCCTGGGCGATCGTCAACATCCAGGCGATCGAACCCACCGACGAGCCGGGCTGGTGGCTGATGACCACCCCGCTGGGCCCCGCCCGGCTCCGTATCCGCGGCAACGCCGAACTCGGAACCCTCGACCACGACTATGTCGACAACCAGGCGTCCTGGCAGGTCCCCGCCCGCGTCGTGCCCAACGGCACCGGCTCTGAATTCATGATCACTTTCTTCCAGCCGCCGACCCTCACCGACACCGTCTTCGAGGAGCAGGTCACCCTGGTCGACACCGAGCTCGCCACCCTCAAACGCATTCTGGAAACCGGCGCGTGA
- a CDS encoding DinB family protein, whose product MTQRTDTPPTWDERTQLATFLDYARDTARAKCEGVSAEDARKAPLPSSPLMTLCGLISHLRWVEYYWFQVMFLGEELAGPLTEATDDDPDPEMRTAVDIPLPQLLAEYEEQSARYRRLVSDHELNSTAKRPISDGRHVDLRWVILHLIEETSRHNGHLDVVRELVDGRTGA is encoded by the coding sequence ATGACTCAACGAACCGACACGCCTCCCACGTGGGACGAGCGTACGCAGCTGGCCACCTTCCTGGACTACGCCCGTGATACCGCGCGAGCCAAGTGTGAGGGCGTGTCCGCCGAAGATGCTCGCAAGGCCCCACTCCCGAGTTCACCGCTGATGACGTTGTGCGGGCTGATCAGTCATCTGCGGTGGGTCGAGTACTACTGGTTCCAAGTGATGTTCCTGGGCGAGGAGCTTGCGGGGCCGCTCACCGAGGCGACCGACGATGATCCCGATCCTGAGATGCGGACAGCAGTCGACATCCCGTTGCCCCAGCTTCTCGCCGAGTACGAGGAGCAGAGTGCCCGCTACCGTCGCCTGGTGTCCGACCACGAGCTGAACTCAACGGCCAAGCGTCCCATCAGCGACGGCCGCCACGTCGATCTCCGCTGGGTGATCCTCCACCTCATTGAGGAGACGTCCCGCCACAACGGCCACCTCGACGTCGTGCGCGAGCTCGTCGACGGGCGTACCGGCGCCTGA
- a CDS encoding ABC transporter substrate-binding protein: MLHPPPEDAQQLVLPNGFDAVVRVLDRYVADRRAGLPWRARSRGRRLPAVLLARAPEGDPAAGAAEPDPALAALVLAYGQRLLSTGHAPVQHLAGLAPHAVVDDALLARGGPREEEAGGPHVLLLDEVARQLRTSMPDGAGRLRLREFGTLLAVLRAALPPVDDPEDGRKALRDMLVDREAHRFQPAPGAAQLGEAAGGPWATAVRWVTAVPAGWLWRLWYGIRVDRQHPWLGSRLDQPGRSFLDAALALRAAHQYSRAHDTAQTQTPESAAMAARDEAVVRQVLLIALIHDLAKAARPPAWSRRRARRPWSFVLLLPTVGGEGSACRKFLDTYAATAGDAGPSPLLVLGAATDDIPSYAAPPPPQAVPAQSGARAHRAGAAVAGLFSATAGRSTEAVHVLPLPRTPDDGTAAEWLAGHRVVRTRRAGAWDWWRPVAAALAATLLSAGGFAGYRTVLSLLPGGRSAASCRQVATGQVVGLTDGNDGCDLAHGLYAPELRKLERTLGEQNALVDTNGPSRTLVFFAPLSVGSESKRTVPTGFQMLRGALLAQKEVNDRHLKSQVPVRLLVANAGEYFRYGSSGGLNTTNHTEVDVAQMILDRAGSDHIAAVMGLTQSRPESQQAAIELGAKGIAVLGTGVTGQRMVEGESPVSYFQLSPPDARIASVMAAFAQHSPRLGALAKPTAGHTAPAAVVVYDPSDKYFSNDLANRFDTDYHAAGPVYRVPYGEVDDRRTSDVAQTVCALVHRTNGFVLYAGRSGVMEDLFHYMQGDPGCRARQNRVAVMAESPAPELTLHPERMQQEYGALTLFYNQFSLPDPQGPFAGLFQAAFHLSAENDAAVGYDAVNVLSDVMDAIFTTDPEFTPSSLVTQLQDPGVSQYVGESGVITLNSDHNYPPDKEIHVREIPPNGKPLTDLTCGVLATGAQRVTHWGPDGRFVCPTDDAS, from the coding sequence GTGCTGCACCCACCACCAGAGGACGCGCAACAGCTCGTCCTGCCCAACGGGTTCGATGCCGTCGTCCGCGTGCTCGACCGGTACGTCGCCGACCGACGGGCCGGCCTGCCGTGGCGGGCACGCTCCCGTGGGCGCCGGCTACCGGCCGTACTCCTCGCCCGTGCCCCGGAGGGCGACCCGGCGGCAGGCGCCGCCGAACCGGACCCGGCACTCGCCGCGCTGGTCCTGGCGTACGGTCAGCGGCTGCTGTCCACGGGACATGCGCCGGTCCAGCACCTCGCCGGCCTGGCACCGCACGCGGTCGTCGACGACGCGCTGCTCGCCAGGGGCGGTCCGCGGGAGGAAGAAGCGGGCGGGCCACACGTACTCCTCCTGGACGAAGTGGCCCGGCAGCTGCGCACCTCCATGCCGGACGGGGCCGGGAGGTTGCGGCTGCGCGAGTTCGGCACGTTGCTGGCGGTGCTGCGTGCCGCGCTACCACCCGTGGACGATCCCGAGGACGGCCGGAAAGCTCTGCGGGACATGCTGGTCGACAGGGAGGCCCACAGGTTCCAGCCGGCCCCTGGAGCCGCACAGCTCGGTGAGGCCGCCGGTGGACCGTGGGCGACGGCGGTGCGGTGGGTCACCGCCGTACCGGCCGGATGGCTCTGGCGCCTGTGGTACGGCATACGCGTCGACCGGCAGCATCCTTGGCTGGGTTCCCGGCTGGACCAGCCCGGCCGCAGTTTCCTCGATGCGGCACTGGCCCTGCGCGCGGCGCACCAGTACTCAAGAGCCCATGACACGGCACAGACCCAGACCCCGGAGTCGGCGGCCATGGCGGCCCGCGACGAAGCGGTGGTCCGCCAGGTGCTGCTCATCGCGCTGATCCACGACCTGGCCAAGGCGGCACGGCCCCCGGCGTGGAGCCGGCGCCGGGCGCGGCGCCCTTGGTCATTCGTCCTGCTGCTGCCGACCGTGGGCGGCGAGGGGTCCGCCTGCCGCAAGTTCCTGGACACCTATGCCGCCACAGCCGGTGACGCCGGCCCCAGCCCCCTGCTGGTACTGGGCGCTGCCACGGATGACATCCCGTCGTACGCCGCCCCTCCCCCGCCCCAGGCCGTACCGGCCCAGAGCGGTGCCCGCGCACATCGAGCGGGCGCGGCGGTGGCCGGGCTGTTCTCGGCGACGGCCGGCCGGAGCACCGAGGCCGTGCATGTGCTGCCGCTGCCCCGGACCCCGGACGACGGCACCGCGGCGGAGTGGCTGGCCGGGCACCGTGTCGTCAGGACTCGTCGGGCCGGCGCCTGGGACTGGTGGCGGCCCGTGGCCGCCGCCCTCGCGGCCACCTTGTTGAGTGCCGGTGGCTTCGCCGGCTACCGGACCGTGCTGTCCCTCCTGCCCGGCGGACGCTCCGCCGCCTCCTGCCGGCAGGTGGCGACCGGGCAGGTCGTTGGCCTCACCGACGGTAACGACGGTTGCGACCTGGCTCATGGTCTGTACGCGCCGGAGCTGCGGAAGCTGGAGCGGACGCTCGGTGAGCAGAACGCGCTGGTCGACACGAACGGGCCCTCCCGCACGCTCGTCTTCTTCGCACCGCTCAGTGTGGGTTCGGAGTCGAAGCGCACCGTACCCACCGGCTTTCAGATGCTGCGTGGGGCCCTGCTGGCCCAGAAAGAGGTGAACGACCGGCACCTGAAGTCCCAGGTGCCCGTCCGGCTGCTGGTGGCCAACGCGGGCGAATACTTCCGCTACGGCTCGAGCGGCGGTCTCAACACCACCAATCACACCGAGGTGGACGTCGCACAGATGATCCTCGACCGGGCGGGCTCGGACCACATCGCGGCCGTCATGGGCCTGACCCAGAGCCGTCCGGAGTCCCAGCAGGCCGCGATCGAACTCGGTGCCAAAGGCATCGCCGTACTCGGCACCGGCGTCACGGGCCAACGGATGGTGGAGGGCGAATCGCCCGTGTCCTACTTCCAGCTCTCCCCACCCGATGCGCGCATCGCCTCGGTCATGGCCGCCTTCGCCCAGCACTCGCCCCGGCTGGGGGCCCTGGCCAAGCCCACCGCGGGCCACACCGCGCCGGCCGCCGTGGTCGTCTACGACCCCAGCGACAAGTACTTCAGCAACGACCTGGCCAACCGCTTCGACACGGACTACCACGCGGCCGGGCCGGTGTACCGCGTGCCGTACGGCGAGGTGGACGACCGGCGAACCTCCGACGTCGCCCAGACGGTCTGCGCACTCGTTCACCGGACCAACGGATTCGTCCTGTACGCGGGCCGCTCCGGCGTCATGGAGGACCTGTTCCACTACATGCAGGGCGATCCTGGGTGCCGCGCCCGCCAGAACCGGGTGGCGGTCATGGCCGAGAGCCCCGCCCCGGAGCTGACCCTGCATCCGGAACGGATGCAGCAGGAGTACGGCGCGCTGACGCTGTTCTACAACCAGTTCAGCCTGCCCGATCCCCAGGGACCGTTCGCAGGACTCTTCCAAGCGGCGTTCCACCTGTCCGCGGAGAACGACGCGGCCGTCGGCTACGACGCCGTCAATGTCCTCTCCGACGTCATGGACGCCATCTTCACCACTGATCCCGAGTTCACGCCCAGTTCCCTGGTCACCCAGCTCCAGGACCCCGGCGTGTCCCAGTATGTCGGCGAGTCCGGCGTCATCACGCTGAACAGCGACCACAACTACCCCCCGGACAAGGAGATCCACGTCCGCGAGATTCCGCCCAACGGCAAGCCCCTCACCGACCTCACCTGCGGTGTGCTCGCCACGGGCGCGCAACGCGTCACCCACTGGGGCCCCGATGGCCGCTTCGTCTGCCCGACGGACGACGCATCCTGA
- a CDS encoding MarR family winged helix-turn-helix transcriptional regulator, giving the protein MTSSTSGLRDHLGYWLRRLSDEVHGRFERELAEHDVTVSQWAVLITLYRGDATTTREVARYMDIDAGAVSRLVDRLAAKGLMTREPDPASRRTLRLVLTDAGRDLAPKLAEIADRNDAHFFAGLEPVQRRQLENWIRHLVGETHPQSPTPPSL; this is encoded by the coding sequence GTGACATCTTCCACCAGCGGCCTGCGTGACCACCTCGGCTACTGGCTGCGCCGGCTCTCCGACGAAGTCCACGGCCGGTTCGAACGGGAACTCGCCGAGCACGACGTGACCGTCTCCCAGTGGGCGGTCCTGATCACCTTGTACCGGGGCGACGCCACCACCACCCGGGAGGTGGCCCGGTACATGGACATCGACGCCGGCGCGGTCTCCCGCCTGGTCGACCGTCTGGCCGCCAAGGGGCTGATGACCCGCGAACCGGACCCCGCTTCCCGCCGCACCTTGCGACTGGTGCTCACCGACGCCGGCCGCGACCTGGCCCCCAAGCTGGCGGAGATCGCCGACCGCAACGACGCGCACTTCTTCGCCGGCCTGGAACCGGTCCAGCGCCGCCAACTGGAGAACTGGATCCGCCACCTCGTGGGGGAAACCCACCCCCAGTCCCCCACGCCACCATCCCTCTGA
- a CDS encoding TetR/AcrR family transcriptional regulator, producing MTVWDRPEPPTRPVPLDRERIVAAAIALADEGGLEAVSLRKVAARLNAGPMRLYGYISTKEELFDLMVDEVQAEILPEEQPGDWREALRILAHRTRQAALRHEWLADLLGGRPTLGPNGLAVTEAKLAALDGLADLGTVMCAVETVSAYVAGAIRREIANLRAERATGLSERDWQRVSGPHVTRMLATGRFPALAKAVYDGTDVDAEASFTTGLDWVLDAVAAKLTGPPA from the coding sequence ATGACTGTGTGGGACCGGCCGGAGCCGCCGACTCGCCCCGTGCCGCTCGACCGGGAGCGGATCGTCGCCGCCGCCATCGCACTGGCCGACGAGGGCGGTCTGGAGGCGGTGTCGTTGCGCAAGGTCGCCGCCCGGCTGAACGCCGGCCCGATGCGGCTGTACGGATACATCTCCACCAAGGAGGAGCTGTTCGACCTCATGGTGGACGAGGTCCAGGCCGAGATTCTCCCCGAGGAGCAGCCCGGAGACTGGCGGGAGGCGCTGCGCATCCTCGCCCACCGCACCAGGCAGGCCGCTCTCCGTCACGAATGGCTGGCCGACCTGCTCGGCGGCCGCCCGACCCTGGGCCCGAACGGCCTTGCCGTGACCGAGGCCAAGCTGGCCGCCCTCGACGGCCTCGCCGACCTCGGCACCGTCATGTGCGCCGTGGAGACCGTCAGCGCCTACGTCGCCGGCGCGATCAGGCGCGAGATCGCGAACCTGCGGGCCGAGCGCGCCACGGGTCTGTCCGAGCGCGACTGGCAGCGCGTCTCCGGCCCGCATGTGACGAGAATGTTGGCCACGGGCCGCTTCCCCGCGCTGGCCAAGGCGGTGTACGACGGCACGGACGTGGACGCCGAGGCATCCTTCACGACCGGCCTGGACTGGGTCCTCGACGCCGTGGCAGCCAAACTCACCGGGCCGCCGGCGTGA